One stretch of Veillonellaceae bacterium DNA includes these proteins:
- a CDS encoding AbrB/MazE/SpoVT family DNA-binding domain-containing protein — protein MEVRKIFKAGNSCVVSLPANMLKTLGLKDGSHLTIEVNREQRAIILKPVIVKNSGMSIEFVRLVDKLMVEYEYALRRLAE, from the coding sequence ATGGAAGTCAGAAAAATATTCAAAGCTGGGAACAGTTGTGTCGTTTCTCTACCGGCAAATATGCTAAAAACGCTAGGGCTAAAAGACGGCTCACACTTGACAATAGAGGTTAACCGTGAGCAACGAGCAATAATTCTAAAGCCGGTTATCGTTAAGAATAGCGGGATGTCAATCGAATTTGTCCGTTTAGTTGATAAGTTAATGGTTGAATATGAATATGCTCTTAGGAGGCTAGCAGAATGA
- a CDS encoding type II toxin-antitoxin system death-on-curing family toxin: MIRYLNLEEVIYIYSEIIERTGGQAGIAEEKVLENVLEKPMVQFEGEEIYPDIFTKTAVLMYAMVNSRPFVDGNKRAALACTIFLLKANGYQIVSSQDNIVEVIKGTSEGKYHVDYLVNWLKRNTVLV; this comes from the coding sequence ATGATACGCTATCTTAATCTCGAAGAAGTAATTTATATTTACTCGGAGATAATTGAAAGGACAGGTGGGCAGGCTGGGATTGCAGAAGAGAAGGTGTTGGAGAATGTCTTAGAAAAACCGATGGTTCAGTTTGAAGGCGAAGAAATATATCCCGATATTTTTACAAAGACGGCCGTATTAATGTATGCCATGGTAAATAGCCGGCCTTTTGTGGATGGCAATAAACGAGCAGCACTAGCCTGTACGATTTTTTTACTTAAAGCTAATGGTTATCAAATCGTATCTTCCCAAGATAACATTGTTGAAGTTATTAAAGGTACAAGCGAAGGTAAGTATCATGTTGACTATTTAGTAAATTGGCTCAAAAGAAATACAGTATTAGTGTAA